From the genome of Immundisolibacter sp., one region includes:
- the era gene encoding GTPase Era, with product MSETPPVERAGYVAIVGRPNVGKSTLLNRLVGQKLAITSAKPQTTRHRLLGIRTEDGIQAVFVDTPGMHPDEGRALNRYLNRTATGALEGVDLVLVVLQGTHWTQQDQRVVELVKAGGQPAVAVVNKVDLVTDKAALLPQLERLGAQGCFSEIVPVCARKGSGIDRLVQVVGRLLPEGGPLFPTDQVTDRSQSFLAAEIVREKLMRHLHQELPYVCTVSIESFDEQPSGTEIGAVIWVERASHKGIVIGKGGTMLKQIGSEARVDLETLLETHVFLRLWVRERSGWTDDDLALRTLGYQSD from the coding sequence ATGTCTGAAACCCCACCCGTTGAACGCGCTGGCTACGTCGCCATCGTGGGTCGCCCCAACGTCGGCAAGTCCACCCTGCTCAATCGCCTGGTGGGGCAGAAACTCGCCATCACCTCAGCCAAACCGCAGACCACGCGCCATCGCCTGCTCGGCATCCGCACCGAGGATGGCATTCAGGCGGTTTTCGTGGACACGCCCGGCATGCACCCCGACGAAGGCCGCGCGCTGAACCGCTACCTGAACCGCACCGCCACCGGCGCCCTCGAGGGCGTTGATCTGGTGCTGGTGGTGCTGCAAGGCACGCACTGGACGCAGCAGGACCAGCGCGTGGTTGAACTGGTCAAGGCCGGTGGCCAACCGGCGGTGGCAGTGGTCAACAAGGTCGACCTGGTTACCGACAAGGCGGCACTGCTGCCACAGCTTGAGCGCCTGGGCGCGCAGGGCTGCTTCTCCGAGATCGTGCCTGTCTGCGCGCGCAAGGGCAGCGGCATCGATCGCTTGGTCCAGGTCGTCGGGCGCCTGCTGCCCGAAGGCGGGCCGTTGTTTCCGACGGATCAGGTCACCGACCGCAGCCAGTCGTTCCTGGCGGCCGAAATCGTGCGCGAAAAGCTCATGCGTCACCTGCACCAGGAGCTGCCGTACGTGTGCACGGTCAGCATCGAAAGCTTCGACGAGCAGCCGTCGGGCACCGAAATCGGCGCCGTAATCTGGGTCGAGCGAGCCAGCCACAAGGGCATCGTCATTGGCAAGGGCGGCACCATGCTCAAGCAGATAGGCAGCGAAGCACGCGTGGACCTGGAAACACTGCTGGAGACACACGTTTTTTTAAGGCTTTGGGTGCGCGAGCGCAGCGGCTGGACCGACGACGACCTCGCCCTGCGCACGCTCGGATACCAGAGTGACTAG
- the rnc gene encoding ribonuclease III, producing the protein MTDPLDLLQLHLGHRFSDPGLLRLALTHRSARRQHNERLEFLGDAVLGFLIAEALSQRFTGASEGELTRLRARLVNGDALAALALELRLGSFLELGLGERKSGGHRRASILADALEAVICAVYLDAGMDVCRERVLSLFGPTLDQLQPGEELKDPKTRLQEWLQSRALERPHYHLIDEQEQAGVWQFTVECRVPALDQPCHGNGGTRRAAEQTAAALALEHLQAHV; encoded by the coding sequence TTGACCGACCCGCTAGACCTCCTGCAACTGCACCTGGGACACCGTTTTTCCGACCCGGGACTGTTGCGCCTCGCGCTCACTCATCGCAGCGCGCGGCGCCAGCACAACGAGCGCCTGGAGTTCCTGGGTGACGCCGTGCTGGGATTCCTGATCGCCGAGGCGCTGTCGCAACGCTTTACGGGTGCCAGCGAGGGCGAGCTGACGCGGTTACGTGCCCGGCTGGTGAACGGAGACGCGTTGGCGGCCCTTGCCCTCGAGTTGCGGCTCGGCAGTTTTCTTGAGCTTGGGCTTGGCGAGCGCAAGAGCGGTGGTCATCGTCGCGCATCAATTCTGGCCGATGCGCTGGAGGCGGTGATCTGCGCCGTGTATCTGGACGCGGGCATGGACGTCTGCCGCGAACGGGTGCTGTCCTTGTTCGGCCCGACACTGGATCAACTGCAACCGGGCGAGGAGCTGAAAGACCCCAAAACCCGACTTCAGGAATGGCTGCAAAGCCGCGCTCTGGAGCGCCCACACTATCATCTGATCGACGAACAGGAGCAGGCCGGAGTTTGGCAGTTCACGGTCGAATGCCGGGTTCCCGCACTCGACCAACCCTGCCATGGCAATGGCGGTACTCGCCGGGCGGCCGAACAGACCGCCGCCGCGCTCGCCCTGGAACACCTGCAAGCCCATGTCTGA
- a CDS encoding aromatic-ring-hydroxylating dioxygenase subunit beta, with protein sequence MDERLFARVYEHLMDEAALLDTRQFLAWHATLAEDVHYAVYANLVRMQGEEGPSGAPLFLENLASLRTRCEQLSTPGFSVADNPPAATRHFVTNVRLRPTDSADTCRVDSNVLVYRTRGSDLPPYFFSAAREDLFADTPQGLRLQRRVVQCDDAIIGTRNLNFFV encoded by the coding sequence TTGGACGAGCGTCTTTTTGCCCGCGTATATGAGCACCTGATGGACGAGGCCGCGCTGCTGGACACGCGGCAATTCCTGGCTTGGCACGCCACGTTGGCCGAGGACGTGCATTACGCCGTGTACGCCAACCTGGTGCGCATGCAGGGCGAGGAGGGTCCCAGCGGCGCGCCGCTGTTCCTGGAAAACCTGGCCAGCCTGCGCACCCGCTGCGAGCAGCTGTCCACGCCGGGCTTCAGCGTGGCGGACAACCCGCCAGCGGCGACACGGCATTTCGTGACCAACGTGCGCCTGCGCCCGACTGACTCCGCCGATACGTGTCGCGTGGACAGCAACGTGCTGGTCTACCGTACGCGCGGTTCCGACCTGCCGCCGTATTTCTTTTCCGCGGCGCGGGAGGACCTGTTTGCCGACACGCCGCAGGGGCTGCGCTTGCAACGGCGCGTCGTGCAGTGCGACGACGCCATCATCGGTACGCGGAATCTGAATTTCTTTGTCTGA
- the acpS gene encoding holo-ACP synthase: MIAGIGVDIVAVARIARIVEEHGDGFARRLLAPNEWPDYEAARDRPAFLAKRFAAKEAFGKALGTGIAEGVTLPQIAVSHDASGRPLLELSGAAAEHCARRGIVSWHLSIADERDQAVAMVVLESA, from the coding sequence GTGATTGCTGGCATCGGCGTCGATATCGTGGCGGTGGCGCGCATCGCCCGTATCGTCGAGGAACACGGGGACGGATTCGCACGCCGCCTGCTGGCCCCTAACGAGTGGCCGGATTACGAAGCCGCCCGGGACCGGCCAGCGTTCCTGGCCAAGCGCTTTGCCGCCAAGGAAGCATTCGGCAAGGCATTGGGTACCGGCATCGCCGAGGGCGTGACCCTGCCGCAGATCGCGGTCAGCCACGACGCCTCAGGCCGGCCACTACTGGAACTGTCGGGCGCCGCCGCCGAGCACTGTGCCCGTCGCGGCATCGTCAGCTGGCACCTGAGCATCGCTGACGAACGGGATCAAGCCGTGGCCATGGTGGTGTTGGAAAGCGCCTAG
- a CDS encoding dihydrodipicolinate synthase family protein, protein MQFDRKDAKAWCKQHIQDYYEAPLTPITPDFRLDETGLRDNVEAYIDMGIPGLVVGGFLAEGWNMTTSEWRRYHEVMADAVAGRMDLWTIILESSPRRALEQMQFVESLGYTGAEIMNPAVQLKSDDEIFDYFKFLTDCTHLAVFLYRTYLAGNLFSHDVLRRLAQIDTVVGMKQGGLVYAETLKLRRDLPPDFIVSDPQEELFLQDLKYGSQVLWAEVTYILYGKKRHLMTSYIRKAKAGDWAGAEADWQALRPVANFWDDLVTWEGVYKTKTYAASFAIVKPWYEAIGLKAGPSLPTVHPTSPQRVEWLRERLSELGVC, encoded by the coding sequence ATGCAGTTTGATCGCAAGGATGCCAAGGCCTGGTGTAAGCAACATATTCAGGATTACTACGAAGCGCCGCTGACGCCGATCACGCCAGACTTCCGGCTGGACGAGACGGGCCTGCGCGACAACGTCGAGGCTTATATCGACATGGGCATTCCCGGCCTGGTGGTCGGCGGATTTCTGGCCGAGGGCTGGAACATGACCACCAGCGAATGGCGCCGCTATCACGAGGTGATGGCCGACGCGGTGGCCGGGCGCATGGACCTGTGGACCATCATTCTGGAGTCCTCGCCGCGCCGGGCGCTGGAACAGATGCAGTTCGTGGAGTCACTCGGCTACACCGGTGCCGAAATCATGAATCCGGCCGTGCAGCTCAAGAGCGACGACGAGATCTTCGACTACTTCAAGTTCCTCACCGACTGCACCCACCTGGCGGTGTTCCTGTACCGCACGTATCTGGCTGGCAACCTGTTCAGCCACGACGTGCTGCGCCGACTGGCGCAAATCGACACCGTGGTGGGCATGAAGCAGGGCGGGCTGGTGTATGCCGAAACGCTCAAGCTGCGCCGCGACCTGCCGCCCGATTTCATTGTTTCCGACCCGCAGGAGGAGCTGTTTCTGCAGGATCTGAAATACGGTTCCCAGGTGCTGTGGGCGGAAGTTACGTACATTCTCTACGGCAAGAAGCGTCACCTGATGACGTCTTATATTCGCAAGGCCAAGGCGGGCGACTGGGCCGGCGCCGAGGCAGACTGGCAGGCATTGCGACCGGTAGCCAACTTCTGGGACGATCTGGTTACCTGGGAAGGCGTGTACAAAACCAAGACCTATGCCGCCTCGTTTGCCATCGTCAAACCCTGGTACGAGGCTATCGGCCTGAAGGCCGGGCCGAGCCTGCCGACCGTGCATCCGACCTCGCCACAGCGGGTGGAGTGGCTGCGCGAGCGATTGTCCGAACTTGGCGTTTGCTGA
- a CDS encoding TlpA disulfide reductase family protein → MRYLLTSALTLCLLVGPVHAATDRLPDDLAFTITDGRILSTKALRGQPLLILFWATTCAPCVAEMPDLSGLYRELHPKGLELIALAMPYDPPNRVMVAHKVLKLPFPVAIDISARIVRRLGVPPQTPQFLLVDGTGQIVAKHEGVWPIDKLRVALLPLLAGT, encoded by the coding sequence ATGCGTTATTTGCTCACCTCAGCCTTGACCCTGTGCCTGCTTGTTGGTCCGGTCCATGCCGCCACCGATCGTTTGCCGGACGACCTGGCCTTTACCATCACCGACGGCCGCATTCTGAGCACCAAGGCGCTGCGCGGCCAGCCGCTGCTGATCTTGTTCTGGGCCACTACCTGCGCGCCGTGCGTGGCTGAAATGCCCGACTTGTCGGGCCTGTACCGGGAATTGCACCCCAAGGGCCTTGAACTGATTGCACTGGCTATGCCCTACGACCCACCCAACCGGGTGATGGTGGCGCACAAGGTGCTGAAGCTGCCGTTTCCGGTGGCGATCGACATCAGCGCCCGGATCGTGCGGCGGTTGGGCGTGCCGCCGCAAACGCCGCAGTTCCTGCTGGTGGACGGCACCGGGCAGATTGTGGCCAAACACGAGGGTGTGTGGCCAATTGACAAGCTGCGGGTGGCGCTGTTGCCCCTGTTGGCCGGTACCTGA
- the pdxJ gene encoding pyridoxine 5'-phosphate synthase translates to MPLLGVNIDHVATLRQARRTSYPDPVAAAFEALAGGADFITLHLREDRRHIQDADLATLRQRLPCRMNLEMAVTDQMVAIACRLQPSDCCLVPERREELTTEGGLDVAGQEARIAQAVAQLSAAGIQVSLFIDPDPAQLDAARRCRAPLVELHTGRYADAEHPDPRTLELARIRQAIQYGRELGLTVNAGHGLNLDNVAAVAALPGVTELNIGHALVARAVFIGLRAAVAEIKHVIAKALP, encoded by the coding sequence ATGCCTCTGCTGGGCGTCAATATCGACCACGTTGCCACGCTGCGTCAGGCGCGCCGCACGTCCTATCCCGACCCGGTCGCCGCGGCCTTCGAAGCACTGGCCGGCGGTGCCGATTTCATCACCCTGCACTTGCGTGAAGACCGGCGCCACATCCAGGACGCCGACCTGGCGACGCTACGTCAGCGCCTGCCATGCCGGATGAATCTGGAGATGGCCGTGACCGACCAGATGGTGGCCATCGCCTGCCGGCTACAACCCTCGGACTGCTGCCTGGTGCCCGAGCGACGCGAGGAACTGACCACCGAAGGTGGCCTCGACGTTGCCGGCCAGGAAGCGCGCATTGCACAGGCCGTGGCACAACTGAGCGCTGCCGGCATACAGGTATCGCTGTTCATCGATCCGGATCCCGCCCAGCTCGATGCCGCCCGGCGCTGCCGCGCGCCGCTGGTGGAACTGCACACCGGTCGTTACGCCGACGCCGAGCACCCCGACCCACGGACGCTGGAACTGGCGCGCATCCGCCAGGCGATTCAGTACGGCCGCGAACTCGGTCTGACCGTCAATGCCGGCCATGGCCTGAACCTCGACAATGTGGCCGCTGTGGCGGCCCTGCCCGGCGTGACCGAACTCAACATCGGCCACGCGCTGGTCGCCCGCGCCGTGTTCATCGGCCTGCGTGCAGCGGTGGCCGAGATCAAGCACGTCATCGCCAAGGCCCTGCCGTGA
- a CDS encoding cation:proton antiporter has product MTAAHSVFNEIAALLVLGALLGFIGQRLRQPLIVAFIVAGIVAGPDVLGVVSSAVHVQVLGELGVAVLLFLVGLKLDPGLLRTLGPVALATGSAQVVFTGLIGAVLCLALGMAAQTAVVVGVVLTFSSTIIVIKLLWDKGEVDSLHGRVALGLLIAQDLLVVVLMGLLAGLRGGTDSGLTQALLGAAGLVGAVLLFIRFLAHGLLARLARSPELLVTFAIAWAALLAGTADTLGLGKELGGLLAGVSLASTPFREALASRLASVRDFLLLFFFVSLGASLDFGQLQGSLLPALALSVFVLLGKPLLVLPILSLAGYGRRTAFLASLTVGQISEFSLILVTLAVQAGLVDTATQALVTVVGLVSIGASSYLVTYSGPIYARLEPWLARWLSDHPGRHAQEQPLPVGADVIIFGLGRYGTAIAEGLRARGLSVVGVDFDPEMVARWRQLGLPAHYGDAADPDFAKALPLSSATWVVCAIPVHGGSLTHDDPRLALVDSLRDHGYQQRIAVAIHQPDDLQALRSRGVDLVLLPMADAAAEAVDLITTPLDKSERIARESLLEKAVS; this is encoded by the coding sequence ATGACTGCCGCGCATAGCGTTTTCAACGAGATTGCCGCCCTGCTGGTGCTGGGTGCCTTGCTTGGCTTTATCGGCCAGCGGCTGCGCCAGCCGTTGATCGTGGCTTTCATCGTGGCTGGAATCGTGGCTGGGCCGGACGTGCTGGGCGTGGTGTCCAGCGCCGTCCACGTACAGGTGCTCGGCGAGCTGGGCGTGGCGGTGCTGCTGTTTCTGGTTGGCCTCAAGCTTGATCCAGGGCTGCTGCGCACGCTGGGACCGGTGGCGCTCGCAACCGGCAGCGCGCAGGTGGTGTTCACCGGGTTGATCGGCGCGGTCCTGTGTCTGGCGCTGGGCATGGCGGCGCAAACAGCGGTGGTCGTTGGTGTGGTGCTGACCTTCTCAAGCACCATCATCGTCATCAAGCTGTTGTGGGACAAAGGCGAGGTGGATTCGCTGCATGGCCGGGTGGCGCTTGGCCTGCTGATCGCGCAGGACTTGCTGGTGGTGGTGTTGATGGGCCTGCTGGCCGGGCTGCGTGGTGGTACGGACAGCGGCCTGACGCAGGCCTTGCTGGGTGCGGCCGGGCTGGTCGGGGCAGTGTTGTTGTTCATCCGGTTCCTTGCGCACGGGCTGCTGGCCCGCCTGGCGCGCTCGCCGGAGCTGCTGGTGACCTTTGCCATTGCCTGGGCCGCCTTGCTGGCAGGGACGGCAGACACCCTGGGCTTGGGCAAGGAACTGGGCGGTTTGCTGGCCGGCGTGTCGTTGGCCTCGACGCCATTTCGCGAGGCGCTGGCCTCGCGTCTGGCAAGCGTGCGCGATTTTCTGCTGCTGTTCTTTTTTGTCAGCCTGGGCGCGAGCCTGGATTTTGGCCAGTTGCAGGGCAGCCTGCTGCCGGCCCTGGCGCTGTCGGTTTTTGTGTTGCTCGGCAAGCCACTGCTGGTGCTGCCGATCCTGAGCTTGGCCGGGTACGGCCGGCGCACGGCATTTCTGGCCAGTCTTACGGTTGGTCAGATCAGTGAGTTCTCGCTGATCCTGGTGACCTTGGCGGTCCAGGCCGGTCTGGTCGACACCGCCACGCAGGCACTGGTGACGGTTGTGGGCCTGGTCAGTATTGGCGCCAGCAGTTACCTGGTGACTTATTCGGGGCCGATCTATGCACGCCTTGAACCGTGGCTGGCGCGCTGGTTGAGCGACCATCCCGGCCGCCATGCCCAGGAACAGCCGCTACCGGTGGGGGCGGACGTCATCATTTTCGGTCTGGGGCGCTACGGCACCGCTATCGCCGAGGGTCTGCGCGCACGGGGCCTGAGCGTGGTGGGCGTGGACTTTGACCCGGAGATGGTTGCTCGTTGGCGCCAATTGGGTTTGCCAGCGCATTACGGCGATGCAGCAGACCCGGACTTTGCCAAGGCGCTGCCGTTGAGCAGCGCAACCTGGGTGGTGTGCGCTATTCCGGTGCATGGTGGCAGCTTGACCCATGATGACCCACGCCTGGCACTGGTGGATTCCTTGCGCGACCACGGGTACCAGCAACGCATCGCCGTGGCTATCCACCAACCCGACGATCTGCAGGCCCTGCGCAGTCGCGGCGTGGACCTGGTGTTACTGCCAATGGCGGATGCCGCCGCTGAAGCGGTGGATCTGATCACGACTCCACTGGACAAGTCGGAACGGATCGCTCGCGAATCACTGCTGGAAAAGGCGGTGTCGTAG
- a CDS encoding Rieske 2Fe-2S domain-containing protein produces the protein MLMRSNEPDWDTLVDDGSARVSRQIFVDEAIHALEIERIFNRCWLFVGHESEIPNPGDYVTRRMGSDQVILMRGPDSRVGVFLNSCSHRGVKVCRADSGHAKQLICPYHGWTYDTAGQLLTTGFDDFYAGKLDKRANGLKAVAQVDTHGGLIFATFDPQAVSLAQYLGDSRFYLDLYFNRTPGGMVVLSPPQRWVVRANWKMGALNFGTDNQHLYPTHLGPTAMELIGVPTAAVMAGLGSSHQVSLAGGHGTVSTVVPEDHVVPYCGLHQDLVGLYEKTLSPAQLDLLRRNVVTVGNIFPHLAWIQPALDLERNGKPVAGGTLRIWQPLGPNAMELTAWYLAEREASEEWRQKVLEAGVRGFGMTGVFEEDDVDVWSSVTDVCQGSQARQGQASFETALNFAPVDDFSGPGTAYFPMLPECEQFNFLKHWKGLMRTP, from the coding sequence ATGCTGATGCGCAGCAACGAGCCGGACTGGGACACCCTGGTTGACGATGGCAGCGCCCGCGTGAGTCGCCAGATCTTTGTCGACGAAGCGATTCACGCGCTGGAGATCGAGCGTATCTTCAACCGCTGCTGGCTGTTCGTGGGCCATGAATCGGAAATCCCGAACCCCGGTGACTACGTCACCCGCCGCATGGGCTCGGATCAGGTCATCCTCATGCGCGGTCCGGACTCGCGGGTGGGCGTATTTCTGAACAGCTGTTCGCACCGCGGCGTGAAGGTGTGCCGGGCCGATTCCGGCCATGCCAAGCAACTGATCTGCCCCTACCACGGCTGGACCTACGACACCGCCGGGCAATTGCTGACCACTGGCTTTGACGATTTCTATGCCGGCAAGCTGGATAAGCGCGCGAATGGGCTGAAGGCCGTGGCGCAGGTGGATACCCACGGCGGGCTGATCTTTGCCACCTTCGATCCGCAAGCCGTCAGCCTGGCCCAGTACCTGGGCGATTCGCGTTTTTACCTGGACCTGTACTTCAACCGCACGCCAGGCGGCATGGTGGTGCTGTCGCCGCCGCAGCGCTGGGTGGTGCGGGCCAACTGGAAAATGGGCGCGTTGAACTTCGGCACCGACAACCAGCACCTGTACCCGACCCATCTGGGTCCGACGGCCATGGAGTTGATTGGCGTGCCTACCGCCGCGGTCATGGCCGGGTTGGGCTCCAGCCACCAGGTCAGTCTGGCCGGTGGGCACGGCACGGTCAGCACGGTGGTGCCAGAAGACCATGTGGTGCCGTACTGTGGCCTGCATCAGGACCTTGTCGGGCTGTACGAAAAAACCCTCAGCCCGGCGCAACTGGACCTGCTGCGGCGCAACGTGGTCACGGTCGGCAACATCTTTCCGCACCTGGCGTGGATTCAGCCGGCGCTGGACCTGGAGCGCAATGGCAAGCCAGTCGCCGGCGGCACGCTGCGCATCTGGCAGCCGCTGGGGCCGAATGCCATGGAACTGACCGCCTGGTACCTTGCCGAGCGCGAGGCGAGTGAGGAATGGAGACAGAAGGTGCTCGAAGCCGGCGTGCGTGGTTTTGGCATGACGGGCGTGTTCGAGGAAGACGACGTCGACGTGTGGTCCTCGGTCACCGACGTGTGCCAGGGCAGCCAGGCCCGGCAGGGCCAGGCAAGCTTCGAGACGGCACTGAATTTCGCCCCGGTGGATGACTTCAGCGGCCCCGGTACGGCCTATTTCCCGATGCTGCCCGAGTGCGAGCAATTCAACTTCCTGAAGCACTGGAAGGGCCTGATGCGCACGCCCTGA
- the recO gene encoding DNA repair protein RecO — protein sequence MTSRAPILLAPAYVLHRRPYRDTSLLLECFSRDHGRVGIVARGGRGRLAGVLQAFAPLLLSWGGSGDLKTLTQAEADGYVDPPRGAALAAGFYLNELLLRACARLDAHPGVYLAYQRTLSALTTPAGSEAALRYFERDLLAELGYGLLLEHDTDGATIDPGRRYHYRPERGPIRAEDGDLPGAALQALHASTLTDAGHLAAGKRLLRAQISWHFGDRPLKSREFYHALAGRPAATTPD from the coding sequence GTGACTAGCCGCGCGCCGATCCTGCTGGCGCCGGCCTATGTTCTGCATCGGCGGCCCTATCGGGACACCAGCCTGCTACTGGAGTGCTTCAGCCGCGACCATGGGCGCGTCGGTATCGTGGCGCGTGGCGGGCGTGGCCGCCTGGCCGGAGTGCTGCAGGCTTTCGCTCCGTTGCTGTTGTCCTGGGGCGGGTCGGGCGACCTCAAGACCTTGACTCAGGCCGAAGCGGACGGCTACGTCGATCCACCACGGGGGGCGGCGCTGGCCGCCGGTTTTTACTTGAATGAGCTACTGCTGCGTGCCTGTGCGCGGCTGGACGCGCACCCTGGCGTTTACCTTGCCTACCAACGCACCCTGTCGGCACTGACCACCCCGGCCGGCAGCGAGGCCGCGCTGCGCTATTTCGAGCGCGATCTGTTGGCCGAACTCGGCTACGGCCTGCTGCTGGAACACGACACGGACGGCGCGACCATCGACCCCGGCCGCCGCTACCACTATCGACCCGAGCGCGGCCCGATCCGGGCCGAGGATGGTGATCTGCCCGGAGCGGCCCTGCAGGCCCTGCACGCCAGCACGCTGACCGACGCCGGGCATCTTGCCGCCGGCAAGCGTCTGCTGCGGGCGCAGATCAGCTGGCACTTCGGCGACCGGCCCCTGAAAAGTCGCGAGTTCTACCACGCGCTGGCCGGCCGGCCGGCCGCCACAACACCGGACTGA
- a CDS encoding DUF4845 domain-containing protein: MQTTVSARQGGWSMFSLSIALAVAVLFFMVGLAMYPGYYEAFAVRKGINSLAEDSNVGVMAKPTIWRLLEKRFDMSGLYSFTPTKDDLVVEYDKKTSKKRIALEYDYRAPLFYNISIVMHFKHEIQVDGP, from the coding sequence ATGCAAACGACGGTATCCGCCCGCCAGGGCGGCTGGTCCATGTTTTCGCTCAGCATTGCCCTTGCGGTGGCAGTGCTTTTCTTTATGGTCGGCCTGGCGATGTATCCGGGCTACTACGAGGCCTTTGCCGTACGCAAGGGAATCAATTCCCTGGCAGAAGACAGTAACGTCGGCGTAATGGCCAAGCCAACCATCTGGCGCTTGCTGGAAAAACGCTTCGACATGAGTGGGCTGTACAGCTTCACGCCCACCAAGGACGACCTGGTGGTCGAGTACGATAAGAAGACCAGCAAAAAGCGCATTGCGCTCGAATACGACTACAGGGCGCCGCTGTTCTACAACATCAGCATCGTTATGCACTTCAAGCACGAGATTCAGGTCGACGGTCCTTGA
- the hemJ gene encoding protoporphyrinogen oxidase HemJ: MLWLKSLHLIAMVAWFAGLFYLPRLFVYHVDCTDQAGRQRFQIMERRLFWAIMTPAAVVTVLAGLALLVDYAWAAYSKAGWLHTKLLLVGLLVVYHWLCGRYMAKLRDGQNRRSARFYRVFNELPTVILIAVVCLTVVKPF; this comes from the coding sequence ATGCTGTGGTTAAAGTCCCTGCACCTGATTGCCATGGTGGCGTGGTTCGCCGGGCTGTTTTACCTGCCGCGGCTGTTCGTCTATCACGTTGATTGCACCGACCAAGCGGGGCGGCAGCGCTTTCAGATCATGGAACGGCGCTTGTTCTGGGCCATCATGACGCCGGCCGCGGTGGTCACCGTGCTGGCCGGGCTGGCCTTGCTGGTGGACTACGCGTGGGCGGCCTACAGCAAGGCCGGCTGGCTGCACACCAAGTTGCTGCTGGTGGGCTTGCTGGTGGTTTACCACTGGCTGTGTGGCCGCTACATGGCCAAATTGCGCGACGGCCAGAACCGCCGCAGCGCGCGTTTTTATCGTGTGTTCAACGAGCTGCCGACGGTAATCCTGATCGCGGTGGTATGCCTGACCGTCGTTAAGCCGTTCTGA